A genomic window from Streptomyces mirabilis includes:
- a CDS encoding vWA domain-containing protein has product MTDATTSPRAEADPQVAHDSHDNRRQVLYWRLLARLFDHEEQATLESASLAVVEDIGLPSALLDPGASVDSIVQRHPDLAEEFDGLMVPEADDEARDRAAEVRRAALLSKVLLNVFAAGSGTVTAGQLARWQSDAGWLERALGCKPGDLRGGRAGAGSGAGTVGPGVSPTGTGGPGRTPDLSRLVPAIGPELGAIEADLVKRMRLREVLADPKLAAQLTPSMSLIEQLLRDKNNLSGVALANAKALIRRFVDEVAQVLRTQVEKTSVGALDRSVPPKRVFRNLDLDRTIWKNLTNWSPEEERLYVDRLYYRHTARKTTPQRLIVVVDQSGSMVDSMVNCTILASIFAGLPKVDVHLIAYDTQALDLTAWVHDPFETLLRTNLGGGTDGTVAMALAQPKIAEPRNTVVVWISDFYEWRSEPLFDSMAAIHRSGAKFIPVGSVTSSGRGSVNPWFRERFKDLGTPVLSGHIRKLVHELKTFLA; this is encoded by the coding sequence ATGACCGACGCGACGACCTCCCCCCGTGCCGAAGCGGACCCCCAAGTCGCCCACGACTCCCACGACAACCGCCGTCAGGTTCTGTACTGGCGGCTCCTCGCCCGGCTCTTCGACCACGAGGAGCAGGCGACGCTGGAGTCGGCGAGCCTCGCCGTCGTGGAGGACATCGGCCTGCCGTCCGCCCTCCTGGACCCGGGCGCTTCGGTCGACTCGATCGTGCAGCGCCATCCGGACCTGGCCGAGGAGTTCGACGGTCTGATGGTGCCCGAGGCCGACGACGAGGCCCGGGACCGGGCCGCCGAAGTACGGCGCGCGGCACTGTTGTCGAAGGTGCTGCTCAACGTCTTCGCCGCCGGCTCCGGCACGGTCACCGCCGGACAGCTGGCGCGCTGGCAGTCCGACGCGGGCTGGCTGGAGCGCGCACTCGGCTGCAAGCCGGGCGACCTGCGCGGTGGCCGCGCAGGCGCGGGGTCCGGGGCGGGCACCGTGGGACCCGGGGTCAGCCCGACCGGCACCGGCGGCCCGGGCAGGACCCCCGACCTCAGCCGGCTGGTTCCGGCGATCGGCCCGGAACTCGGCGCGATCGAGGCCGATCTCGTCAAGCGTATGCGCCTGCGCGAGGTGCTGGCCGATCCCAAACTCGCGGCGCAGCTGACCCCGAGCATGTCGCTGATCGAGCAGCTGCTGCGGGACAAGAACAACCTCTCGGGCGTGGCACTTGCCAACGCCAAGGCCCTGATCCGCCGATTCGTCGACGAGGTCGCCCAGGTGCTGCGCACCCAGGTGGAGAAGACCAGCGTGGGCGCGCTGGACCGCTCGGTCCCGCCCAAGCGGGTGTTCCGCAACCTCGACCTCGACCGCACGATCTGGAAGAACCTCACCAACTGGAGCCCGGAGGAGGAGCGGCTGTACGTCGACCGCCTCTACTACCGGCACACCGCACGCAAGACGACGCCCCAACGGCTGATCGTCGTCGTGGACCAGTCGGGCTCGATGGTCGACTCGATGGTGAACTGCACCATCCTGGCATCCATATTCGCCGGGCTGCCCAAGGTGGACGTCCACCTGATCGCGTACGACACCCAGGCGCTCGACCTCACCGCATGGGTGCACGACCCCTTCGAGACCCTGCTGCGCACCAACCTCGGGGGCGGCACCGACGGCACGGTCGCCATGGCCCTGGCCCAGCCGAAGATCGCAGAGCCCCGCAACACCGTCGTGGTGTGGATCTCCGACTTCTACGAATGGCGGTCCGAGCCGCTGTTCGACAGCATGGCCGCCATCCACCGCTCGGGAGCCAAGTTCATCCCGGTCGGCTCGGTGACCAGTTCCGGCCGCGGCAGCGTGAACCCATGGTTCCGGGAGCGCTTCAAGGACCTCGGCACGCCGGTGCTCTCCGGCCACATCCGCAAGCTGGTCCACGAGCTCAAGACGTTCCTCGCCTAG